Within Spinacia oleracea cultivar Varoflay chromosome 4, BTI_SOV_V1, whole genome shotgun sequence, the genomic segment GGGCCTACAAGTTCCCCATTTACTAAATTActacttcctccgatttttaatacttgcaacgtttGTGATTTCTATACTATTCACATAGTATACTTTGaccattgttggtgatttatacgtaagataaaacatacttcctccgtcccggaatactcgacccgttttgaccggcacaaagtttaagggacttgaattgacttatttaatttaataggtagtagttgatattggagtattattttaatgtagttagtgggaggtgggttaagaggtggggttgggggagagtaggggttgaatttttaattattttttgtatgaagTAGGGGGTAgatgggttaataggggtggagtgagaaataatataatattgttagaatatttcaacttttagaaacaggtcaaatattaagggacggcccgataaggaaaacaggtcaagtattccgggacggagggagtattcatttgggatcttgttagattcgtattaatgtgtattttcaaaatattaacgttttataatttttacttaaagagaatgatcaaagttgtgcattggcatgcgtgaaagtgacaaacgttgcgagtaaaaatgaacggaggaagtatatgtttgaaatagttactatatatttaaaatagttactatgttagtttattatgttctgTGCATGTTTTTGATGATATTCTATAATTTTAgtgatagagttactatattatggatagagttactatattattatcacaccaaCTATGACTGAAACTatgtgactaaatgaccatatcttgtataatagtaactatatgtttggtataattattatgtatatcataatgttctttttatattctttgttgtcctctatgttattagtaataagagttattgtgttatgatcacagtaactatatgatcataacaataattATATTTGCAACTCTGCTagtatatgactatcattaatattaagagatactatattatgtataatagtaactatatgttcttattagttactatgttatcattattttttatgttcttttttatactctatgttattagtaataaaaatgactatattattatgacagtaactatatgactataagaataactataactatatctgcaattttgcgagtatcttaccatcattaaatctaagagttactatatgatgtataatagaaactatatgttttacatagttgctatgttattttttcatatttaaatgttaaattattaacttagttatatgttattgattcagaaatacaaagatgatacaTCCCGAATTGAAGTCGTGCAAAGAATaacttctgcaaggaaaacaaaagtaggAGAAGAAAATAGAAGAAAATTCTGACAACATTGAAAACCAAGGACGTGGTAAAGGAAGGAGAGGATGTGCTGGTGGAAGGAAGGGACATGGAAGTGgcgattagtatttttttagttcaaaaatcatttgagtttaatgtggtttatttaatagatgcaaataaTTAGAATGTCATAGCTAAAAACAACTAATTatgtaattaatttaattattgttcaagagttataattactcttaCTTTTGATATACTTACAATGTTTTTATTTCAGTAACTATATGATGTAATAGTAATTATATAATAGAAAAAGTgactatatgacctctaaagcaTCTATATCATATGTTTATCTTAAaatatagtaattgttctatagttaatatttttttttatatatatgatatagttactctttggattgaatagttattcttatcgaaatggctatattattgttttttacatagttactattctgaaccTATAGTTACTTTATTGAACATATAGTTTCTACTCCTTATAATTTACTATTcttgtctgcaagaatgaatatataattactcttatttttgatatagttactcttttttataacattaactatatgatatataatagtaactatagaataaaaagagttactatatgatatagAAGAGTAACTATTTCAATACGATAGAAATATTTACTATATGATACAAAACAATCAATATCTTTGTGTATATatacataattaaataattgaattaaaaaatgGCATCAAAAAGTTATTGTATGACTATTAGAGTACTTATATTACATATAAGCACAACCATGTCAACTTAAGAGTTATTATATGATCTTTGTAGTGACTATGTCACATATATTAATAACTATATTGTTAAAATTTACTGTATGACTAGTAGAGTAACTCTGTTACGTATAAGTACAACTATATCAACGTAAGAGTTACTATACGGGACACGCAATTTTTTAGATCACGTGAACATTGCTGGTCCATGTCATTTTAAATGATGTAAAATACCTAAAATACCCTAGCCCACACTAATAAGTGATAATAGCGTGGACATGGTCCATGCAAGTGGtatgatttttttgtttttttttatgaaatctTTACTacttttatcatttattatattttgtatatATGGAAAGAAATCAAATATGACATATAGTTTGGTGGATAAGTCTTTATTGTTTAGAAACTTGAGATTAAGGATTCGAGTcttatataaataatatttctatttttcttatTGTATGTAAATGCATGGAGTAAGACTCTTTAGAGAAGGAAGAGGGAGAGGGACAAAAAGAAACGAAGTGACTTGGACAAAAAGAAATGAAGTGACTTAGACAAATCTTTTTTGTCAATAACCTCAGACCAATCAATCGaatattaattaatacgtaattgATCGAACACTACATGAAAACGACTCTTCTGCTCAGAAACGCCGCGTGGCAAATAAACTTAATTAtaaacgtcttttaatatatactGTAATATAGATACTATATACAGAGCATTCTTTTATTTTGTTAATGAATCATAATTTTTAGTCATTTAAAAATCTAGAAATACATTTAAAATTGTGCTCAAATTataaacaaaaggtcttgcacacacaaggtgtacaaatgtacaataaatttattgtacaccggaaTAAATTTTACCCAGTTCATTGtaacttttacctagtttttgaaattttttatatgttttgatttatattataaataaaaaatcatagataaacatttttttttttttttgagggaacattttacatgattttaaagaaataattttttaaagggttaactgattttatacattattagtgattttaaagaaataattttttattaaaatgaaaagttTTATCtctaaaaaattgatattttttaCATGTAAAAAGATAACTTTTTAATTTGatatataaataagaatttgtaaaATCTAAAACTGGTACAATATCGACTCATTAACAAGTGAGTCTACACAGGTCAAAATGAAAATGTTCGTTTCTCGTACCACTACGGAGGACGAGTGGACCATTGGGTCATTTGGGGCATGAATCCATCTCTCTTCCCTCATGCGCTCCAACGGCTtcattcaacaatttcaaattcaaaaattcctCCTCACTTTCACAACTTACACCATTTCTCCCTTTTTCTTTCCCTTCCCCAACAATGGCGACTCCAAGCACATTCCTCAAAACACCCACTAAAACCCCATCAAAAACATCATCATCCTCTCAATCCTCGAAAAGACAACACCATCAAATTGcccaaaaccctaaccctaaccctaactcTTCAATGTCGTCATCAAATGAGCTCAAATCAAGATTTGAAGCCTACAATCGCTTACAAGCCGCTGCAGTTGCTTTCGGCGAAAAGCTACCGATACCGGAAATCGTTGCGATTGGTGGGCAGTCTGATGGCAAGAGTTCTCTCCTAGAAGCACTTCTTGGGTTTCGGTTTAATGTCCGAGAAGTTGAAATGGGTACTCGGAGACCTTTGATTCTTCAAATGGTTCATGATTCTACCGCTTTGGAGCCCCGTTGCCGGTTTCAAGTTCGTCTTCTTCTTTAATTTAACGATTTCAATAATTTCGGTTCATAAtttttttctaggttttgtttGATTAAATGAATCAAATTTAACAATTTTCCCTGGATTTTTTTATCATAATTTTTTGTCTTGCTAATAATTGTCAGTAATTGAATTTTTCTTAGTGAACTTCTGCATTGTGACTCAGTAAGATGTAAAATTGAGGGGTGGGTTTTAAATATCGAAAATATATTTAAGTTTATTATCAATTGCTTCTGTTGTTTGATAACTCCAGTATATTTAGAAAGTATTTTTGGTTTAAAGGATTTCTTTTTCGTCCTTTGTAGGTGGGATGAGTTGTGGGTTTTATTTAAAAAGTTTCAAATTTTAAATATGGGTGTTCAGTGAGAATTTCTTCTTTTGGTAGTGTTGTTAATTGTTAAGCATATTCCACCCTCTCTGTATCATTTTAGTCGTAGTCGATTTAGTAATACAATAGTTTAACCTGGTAGCAGAAATGATAAACATAGGTTTGATTATTTTTCTTAGTGTTGCACAAAATTGTATTTGCAATTAAGTATCTTTATAAGTAAATCAAACATCAAACATGAGATGGATAAGTATTTGTATTAATTCCATTGCCCTGCAGCATTTATTGAACTGTCGTATGTAACTATTATGATAGGATGAGGATTCTGAAGAATATGGTAGCCCAATCTCATTGGCATCCACAATTGCGGATACAATAAAATCGCGCACTGAGGTTCTTCTGAAAAAGACTAATACAGCAGTTTCTTCCAAGCCCATTGTAATGAGAGCTGAATATGCTTACTGTCCGAATTTGACTATAATTGATACCCCTGGCTTTGTTCTAAAGgtaacttttttttgtttggtgTGATGTTATATCATTATCAATGCCACAACATTATTAAGTTCATGTTGTTGTTGCTCTGAGATGGCAAtaacaaatttgaaattttgttcATAGGCTAAAAAGGGAGAGCCAGCTAACACGCCTGATGAAATTTTATCAATGGTGAAGTCACTAGCAAGTCCTCCCCATCGAATCCTCTTGTTCCTTCAGCAAAGTAGTGTTGAATGGTGCTCATCGTTGTGGCTGGATTCTATTCGTGAAATTGATCCAACTTTCAGAAGGACTATAATCGTGGTCTCAAAGTTTGATAATCGCCTTAAGGTACACTCACAGAATTTTAATGAATGCTTGCTTGTCCATCATAAAAGATTGGAAAACATATCAATTGCATAATGCTGGACCTGCTGATACTATATATATTTCACTGCTTGTATTGGCTTGAATGATAAAAATAGGGAGTTAGGCACTGTTATATAATGCAAGAGAGAAGCTATAGATGGAAATGGAGAATATTAACATTCCAtccttaattaaaatattttctcAATGATGGAGTCATTTTACTAACAGGCCTATTGTCTTTAGGAATTTGGTGACCGCTGGGAAGTTGATCGGTATTTAAGTGCAAGTGGTTACCTAGGAGAGAATATTCGCCCTTTTTATGTGGCCCTTCCCAAGGAGAGGAATACAATTCCCAATGATGAGTTTCGGCGTCAAATATCTCAAGTTGATTCAGAAGTTCTGCGCCACTTACGTGAAAATGTTAAGGGAGGTTTTGACGAAGAAAAGTTCCGCCCCTTCATTGGTTTTAGCTCTGTTAGGGAGTTCCTTGAGGCTGAGCTTCAGAAACGATACAAAGAAGCTGCCCCAGCAACACTAGCGTTGCTTGAGCAACGTTGTGGTGAAGTTACCTCTGAGCTTGCTAATATGGAATCAAAGATACAGGCAACTTCTGATGTTGCTCATCTCCGCAGATCAGCAATGTTGCACACAGCTTCTATAAGCAGTCATGTGGTGTGTATCCCGTACCCAACTTCAAATTTCTAGCATTTACTAAACAGCAACTTGCCTGATTTAATTCATTAAGTCCCTTTCTGGGTAATCCTGCTAATAGAACTCTACTTctaatttgatttttgaaaactgaAACTTTTTGGTGTTTCAAGTTCCTATTCCATCCATATAATACCTGAAGTTTCTGTTCGTCTCACATAATTCATATCAAGGCATGAATCCTTTTAATAATATTCATCATGGTTACTTAACTTTGATGGACCTTTTTCCATTGATTCTTGAAGGGTTCATTGATTGATGGAGCAGCTGACCCACCTCCAGAGCAATGGGGGAAAACGACTGAGGAAGAGCGTTTACACAGTGGTACTGGGGGCTGGCCTGGTGTTACAGCAGACATTAAACCCCCAAATTCTACCCTACGGCTTTATGGAGGGGCTGCTTTTGAAAGAGTCATGCATGAGTTTCGCTGTGCTGCATATTCCATTGATTGTCCTCAAGTATCCAGAGAAAAGGTAACTGTGTTGTTACTGTGATTAAGTTTTGCTGGTCAGGCTCCTCTGATATATGGATATCCCATGCATCCTCAACAGGTGGCCAATATTTTGCTTGCTCATGCTGGTCGTGGTGGGAATAGAGGAATAACTGAGGCAGCGGCTGAGATAGCACGTACTGCTGCCAAATCGTGGCTTGCGCCTCTGCTTGACACAGCTTGTGATCGGCTTGCATTTGTTTTAACAAATCTTTTTGACCTTTCCAATGAGAGAAATCATTGCCAGAACTCAGACTGTAAGAGACAAGACTATGAACCTTCTCTGCTTTCTTTTTGTACTGTCCCTAGAAATTTGCTTCATGGATTTGATGACTTATTCTATCCTGTTGTTTTAATGTGTCATTTGACATCTTGACATGCGGGTTTTATTGGATCCGTTACTACACCAGAATATAGTTTGATGGTTGGGGTCATTTTAAGAAAGAAGTTTAAAATACCATGACTTTCCTTCACTATCTAGATTTTAACTCTCCACCAcaccaatggagtctttcttTGGAATCCTTAAGTTAATGGGATCACGGGTAATATGGAAATTTATGATGTTGGGCTTACTAAATTTAGAAAGTATCCTATCATTTTGAGACAAGAAAGTAAAATGTGACTTACATTTAGCACAAAGGGTGTTTTTTATGGGGTATTTAACATGGTGATGAGCCAGACAACTGAGCAAGTATTTTATTGTGTTTAGATGGGAAAAAAACAGGAGACATGGATGGCTACGTTGGTTTCCATGCTGCTTTAAGGCACTCATTCAATGTGTTCATTAAAGATCTTGCTAAACAGTGTAAACAACTAGTTCGGCACCACCTTGATTCAGTGACAAGCCCATATTCTCTTGCCTGCTATGAAAGTGATGTCCGTGGAAGCTATATTACTTCTTCCTACAGACAAGTTTCTCCTGCATTACTTTGCCTAGATCTGGCAGATGGTGCTCAAGCTATGCAAGATGAAGCAGCGGCAAACCAAGAGAATATACCTCCAGAAAATAATACCACACCAGGTAAAGGTCCAGAAGGCAGAGAAGCCCTTCGAGATAATCATATGACAGTGCCTGAGACCCCATCACCTGATCAGCCATGTGAGTTAGTTTATGGTTTGGTGAAGAAAGAGACAGGGAATTATATGGAGGTTGGAGCTAGGAAAAGGCATCCTAGAATATTGGGTAGTAGTAGAAATAATGGCAATATTTTCTTTGGAAATGGAGATAATGGTTCAAGATCAGGTTCTGCATATGCTGATATATGCTCATCAGCTGCTCAGCATTTCGCCAGGATACGTGAAGTTCTTGTTGAGAAAAGTGTGACAACAGCACTAAATTCTGGATTTTTAACTCCTTGGTAAGTAGCTTTAATGTAATTGTCCTATTGTTTGACACAGATGTTTGATGGAAATTGGAATGTATAATCTTACTCGATTTTTAACTAATGCAGTAGAGAAAGGCTTATGGTTTCACTTGGTATGGATTTGTTCGGGGTAAATGATGAGAAATTCATGGAGATGTTTGTTGCACCTGGAGCAATTGATATCCTTCAAAATGAAAGGCAGTCTCTTCAGAAGCGGCAAAAGGTTCTTCAATCTTGCTTGAATGAGTTTAAGAGTGTTGCTAGGACACTCTGATTAAGCTACATTTTGCTGTTGTAAAAAAGCTTTGGAATTGATTACCCTTCGAAACCTGCTATTGCAATTTCAACACAAGTCAggttgctgctgctgttgctgctgATGTTGCTACTTCAGCTTACAATTTGTTGATTGGAAGATCAATTGTAGTATTTGTTGTAGTTTTAGTAAAATGTCAATGCCACTGCTTTGTGGATGTATCCCAATGTTAGCGCTCTTGTATAGAATGAGTATTCCCCTGAGAAGATTTGTTTCATGATCACTTAATGTGCATTTTTTCAGAGAATTGCCTCCAGATTAACTAGATGTTTTTTACTGAGTATAATATTGCGAAAAACCATCTAATGTAAAATATTTGGAGAAATTTCTAAACATTCTCGTTGATTGGCAAAATATGTCAGTTAAGTGGTATTCTCGTAAATATAATGAACAAATATACAATCTAAAATTTACAGTCtatttgatattttaaaaaaacataaaaacaatattaatataaaaagGCATTGTATTTTTAATATTCAAATTGTACATTTTGACGATTTATTTATGAAAACACCTCTTGATATGCTTTGCTTGCCAGTCATCGAAATTGGCTGGGCTGAGCTCAAATATTTGCACTGAATTACGTCTAACTTTTAAGATATACTTTGTTCATTCTTAACGCGTACtctctctgtatttatttaagggatacacttgctttttccggccgtatttatttaagagatacacttgccatttttaataacttatcaaccccaccatctaattaaataatctatctacaccccaatcccacccccaccccctaaaatgacatggtccccacttgttttacttattaaaatatctacctagctccacttgttttatttctttatttcattcattcttcttcttaatactcgtgtccagctaagtgtatctcttaaataaatacggagggagtaacatggTATTTTAAAATGAACTGTTTCTGAATTTGCCTTTTGGCATAAGGTTTATGTCCTCTTATTATTGTAATTAATatgtttaaatattaatatCAAAATATAAATGGAAAATTGGAATATTATAATCCAAATTGTTGTGGATatatttaatactccctccgtcccggaatacttgacctgttttccttatcgggccgtcccttaatacttgacctgtttctaaaaatggaaatattctaacaatattatattatttctcactccacccctattaacctacctaccccctactccatacaaaaaataattaaaaattcaacccctactctctcccaaccccaccccttcacacatttcccactaactacattaaaataataccccactatcaactactacctattaaattaaataagtcaattcaagtcccttaaactctgtgccgg encodes:
- the LOC110783624 gene encoding dynamin-related protein 5A, coding for MATPSTFLKTPTKTPSKTSSSSQSSKRQHHQIAQNPNPNPNSSMSSSNELKSRFEAYNRLQAAAVAFGEKLPIPEIVAIGGQSDGKSSLLEALLGFRFNVREVEMGTRRPLILQMVHDSTALEPRCRFQDEDSEEYGSPISLASTIADTIKSRTEVLLKKTNTAVSSKPIVMRAEYAYCPNLTIIDTPGFVLKAKKGEPANTPDEILSMVKSLASPPHRILLFLQQSSVEWCSSLWLDSIREIDPTFRRTIIVVSKFDNRLKEFGDRWEVDRYLSASGYLGENIRPFYVALPKERNTIPNDEFRRQISQVDSEVLRHLRENVKGGFDEEKFRPFIGFSSVREFLEAELQKRYKEAAPATLALLEQRCGEVTSELANMESKIQATSDVAHLRRSAMLHTASISSHVGSLIDGAADPPPEQWGKTTEEERLHSGTGGWPGVTADIKPPNSTLRLYGGAAFERVMHEFRCAAYSIDCPQVSREKVANILLAHAGRGGNRGITEAAAEIARTAAKSWLAPLLDTACDRLAFVLTNLFDLSNERNHCQNSDYGKKTGDMDGYVGFHAALRHSFNVFIKDLAKQCKQLVRHHLDSVTSPYSLACYESDVRGSYITSSYRQVSPALLCLDLADGAQAMQDEAAANQENIPPENNTTPGKGPEGREALRDNHMTVPETPSPDQPCELVYGLVKKETGNYMEVGARKRHPRILGSSRNNGNIFFGNGDNGSRSGSAYADICSSAAQHFARIREVLVEKSVTTALNSGFLTPCRERLMVSLGMDLFGVNDEKFMEMFVAPGAIDILQNERQSLQKRQKVLQSCLNEFKSVARTL